Proteins found in one Manduca sexta isolate Smith_Timp_Sample1 chromosome 8, JHU_Msex_v1.0, whole genome shotgun sequence genomic segment:
- the LOC115446787 gene encoding protein PXR1 — protein MEGKKISFGFMKTKKVDKVIVEEKKDFIECVEEKSIKVVGGESIKDDAPLVIPMKPNTLITAERLKQIAEKVESGLDDPEPQQPNPSIDEKPPENETLEQMAVRELVREAKKEVNVETEVLTVPLPAKPIMEGEKESSLDDYESMPIQQFGMAMLRGMGWKPNKDQSKYKQPQLRPKGLGLGADKVVTENQKKKMKDNKNDEELTIIKNAFVKITTGKWSGYYGKVVSLDEDNGRVMVDIPIKKETVSLSEFMMHPVTKAEYDKESKVINSDTFEDYKKSEKSSQNSRNIEREGSSKTNKSKEEKKYANDDRKQYREHEKSSNGRSRNRDRHRKDSSSSEERYVQRKKKDKKERKRYSSNESLSSLSEDDRRHSKKKESRKRRSSSLEYSDSYKKSKRHGSPDGKRDIDKKRKGKKKKRDRDRSPNYKKHRK, from the exons ATGGAGggcaaaaaaatatcttttggtTTTATGAAAACCAAGAAAGTTGACAAGGTTATCGTAGAAGAAAAGAAAGATTTCATCGAATGTGTAGAAGAAAAATCTATTAAAGTTGTGGG CGGTGAATCAATTAAAGACGATGCACCCTTAGTAATACCAATGAAGCCTAACACACTCATCACAGCAGAAAGATTAAAGCAGATAGCTGAAAAAGTTGAGAGCGGATTAGATGATCCTGAACCGCAACAGCCGAACCCTTCAATTGATGAAAAACCACCAGAAAATGAGACTTTGGAACAGATGGCTGTGAGAGAGTTGGTGCGGGAGGCAAAGAAGGAAGTGAACGTGGAAACAGAGGTGTTGACTGTGCCTTTGCCGGCTAAACCTATCATGGAGGGAGAGAAGGAg TCTTCTTTAGATGACTATGAATCCATGCCGATACAACAGTTTGGAATGGCAATGCTGAGAGGGATGGGTTGGAAACCTAATAAAGACCA ATCTAAATACAAGCAGCCGCAGTTACGACCCAAAGGCCTTGGGCTAGGAGCAGATAAAGTAGTCACAGAAaaccaaaaaaagaaaatgaaagacaataaaaatgatGAGGAATTAACGATTATTAAAAATGCTTTCGTGAAAATCACTACTGGAAAGTGGAGTGGATATTATGGaaag GTTGTCAGCCTGGATGAGGACAATGGCAGAGTGATGGTTGATATTCCAATCAAAAAAGAAACTGTCAGTTTGAGTGAATTTATGATGCATCCAGTTACAAAGGCCGAGTATGACAAAGAATCCAAAGTAATTA aTTCAGACACATTTGAAGATTACAAAAAAAGTGAGAAAAGTTCACAAAACTCAAGAAATATCGAGAGAGAAGGTTCGTCGAAGACAAATAAgagtaaagaagaaaaaaagtATGCAAATGATGACAGAAAACAATATAGGGAACATGAGAAATCGTCCAATGGAAGAAGTAGAAATAGAGATCGTCATAGAAAAGATTCTTCTAGTAGTGAAGAAAGATACGTCCAAAGGAAAAAGAAagataagaaagaaagaaaaagatatAGTAGTAATGAATCGCTGTCTTCGCTTTCAGAAGACGATCGGAGACACagtaaaaagaaagaaagtagAAAACGTCGAAGTAGTAGTTTAGAGTATTCTGATTCATATAAGAAAAGCAAGAGACATGGATCTCCGGATGGTAAACGTGATATAGATAAGAAGAGGAAAGGGAAGAAAAAAAAGAGAGACAGAGATCGGTcgccaaattataaaaaacatagaaaataa